A window from Malacoplasma iowae encodes these proteins:
- the mtnN gene encoding 5'-methylthioadenosine/S-adenosylhomocysteine nucleosidase, which produces MKTKIIGIIVALEDELHKFKSIFLNSFNVHVSLKQKFYITYLNDNMFVFVFSGVGKTNAAMTTLNLIKTFNPKAIINVGSCGSPNKESFIKDIYLINDFYHLDVDATAFQYELGQTPKELPYFSSSNKLNDKIIKILKSNEYKFKNGKCGTTDSFINKLNFEKFNNKLFYMMNCLDMESASIAQICFKTKIMFSSIKIVSDNLFNSDSNNDVQFNENLNDISKMLTNIVKLLINNIDLTNN; this is translated from the coding sequence ATGAAAACTAAAATCATTGGTATTATAGTTGCTTTAGAGGATGAATTACATAAATTTAAATCTATTTTTTTAAATAGCTTTAATGTTCATGTTTCTTTAAAACAAAAGTTTTACATAACATATCTTAATGACAATATGTTTGTTTTTGTTTTTTCAGGTGTTGGTAAAACAAATGCTGCAATGACAACATTGAATTTAATTAAAACATTTAACCCTAAAGCAATTATAAATGTTGGGTCTTGTGGATCTCCAAATAAAGAATCATTTATAAAAGATATTTATTTAATAAATGATTTTTATCATTTAGATGTTGATGCAACAGCATTTCAATATGAATTAGGGCAAACACCAAAAGAATTACCATATTTTTCATCAAGCAACAAACTTAATGACAAGATAATTAAAATTTTAAAAAGTAATGAATATAAATTTAAAAATGGTAAATGCGGAACAACTGATAGTTTCATTAACAAATTAAATTTTGAAAAATTTAATAACAAACTTTTTTATATGATGAATTGTCTTGATATGGAATCAGCTTCAATAGCACAAATATGTTTTAAGACAAAAATTATGTTTTCTAGTATAAAAATAGTTTCTGATAATTTATTTAATAGTGATTCAAACAATGATGTTCAATTTAATGAAAATTTAAATGATATATCAAAGATGTTAACAAACATTGTTAAATTGCTAATCAATAATATAGATTTAACTAATAATTAA